The Nocardioides zeae genome includes the window GCCGGCGTCGACCCGGCCCTGGTGATGCAGCACCACGGGTCGAAGGCGGCCCTGTTCCGCAGTGCGGTGCAGCTGACCGGACGCACGGTGGACGACGTCGACGCCCACCTCCGCGAGGTCGTCGACGCGCGCCTCGACGGGCTGCCGCCCGAGCTCCACGCCCTCGTGCGGTCGATGCTCACCGTGCCGGAGGCGTCGGAGTCCATGCGGGCCTACCTCGACGAGCGCGTGGTCAACCTCGCCGGCGCCCTGCAGGGTCCTGATGCCGAGGCGCGAGCCGCGCTCGCCGTGTGTGCGCTGCTGGGGTTGACGATCGGGAAGCACTTCCTCCACCTCGACGTCTTCGACCGCATCCCGGAGGCCGACGTGGCACGCGTGGCCGGTGCTCGGCTGTCGGGGCCAGGCGGCTGACCCCCGCAACGACCGACGGGGTCAGGACGCGAGGCTCAGCGGCACCGCGCCTCGAGCCACCTCACCGCGAAGGCGCAGATCGCGGCGGCGTCGACCACGAGGGTGCGGGCCGCGCCCACCTGACCGAGCCGGTGCGGGTGCTCCGCGACGAACCCCCGCACGACGTCGGCGAAGTAGTCCTCCGCGAGGCCGTCGACGACCGGCACGCTCGTGTCGAACTCCTCGACCATCCGCCAGGTGACCTGGCCGTCGACGAGCAACGGCACCTCGTAGTGGATGACGCGCTTGCCCGGGACGTCGGCGAGGGCCTCGGCGTGGTGCAGGAGCGTCATGGTGTCCCAGGGGGCGCCGAGCATGACCACCTTCCCGCCGGCGGCGACGAGGCGGGCGAGGGGCGAGCCCGCGCCGTACCCGTGGTCGAGGGGGTGGTCGCGCGTGAACGCCTCGGCCTCGGCGCCGATCGCTGCCACGGACGCACCGGGGCTGCCGCTGCGGCGGGCGTCGGGCCACGTGCGCAGGAACTCCGGCAGGGTGCCGTTGTCGCGGTGGGCGCGCGACGTCGCGGCGTCGAAGGGCGGCACGTGGGGGCGCCACGCGGCCGGGACCCGTCCGGTGGCGTCGAGGAGCACGTCGTAGCGCGCGTCCCAGTCGGTGTAGGCCAGCACCGTGCCGCCCGGCGAGACGGCGTCGAGCAGTCCTCCGACCACCGCGTCGGGGCCGTTGAGCAGCGGGCCGACGCCGCCGAGCGCGCCGTGCGCCATGACGACGTCGCCGGGCGACAACCCGAGGTCGCGGAGCTGGGCGGCGACGTCCGCGCGGGTCACGAAGGCGGGGGTGCTCACGGCGGGATCATCCCCCGGGGCGGCCCTCAGAGCAGGCCGTGACGGCGCGCGACGTTCGCGGCCTGCACGCGGTTGGCGACCCCCAGCTTGGCCATCGCGCCCTTCATGTAGGACTTCACGGTCTGCTCCGTCAGGCCGAGCCGGTGCGCCACGGCGGCGTTCGACAGTCCCTCGCCCGCGCCGCGCACGACGTCCCGCTCCCGCGGCGTCAACCGGACCTCGCCCCCCGCTGCCTCGTCGTCGGTCCCGGCGCGCGTGCCGCCGAGGAGGGCCGCCAGGCGCTCCCGGGCGCGCGGATCGGTCGTGGTGCCCATGAGGTCGACGAGCTCGGCGTACAGCTCCGGGGCCATGGCGGGGGCCGCGGCCGGCGCGGCGCGCCGCGCCACCTCGCTCTCGATGTGGATCTCGCGGGCCAGCTCCGCGACGACAGGACGCAGGCGGTCGGCGAGGACCGACCCGAAGTCCGTACGGCGACGCTCGGCCAGGTAGAGCACCGCGCTCACCGGCGACCCCGGGAGGGCGATCGGGAGGCTGATGACGGAGACGAGCCCCTCCGGGCTCACCTCGCGGTGGTACCGCTTCGTGATGCCGCGGGCGCTGGCGTAGTCGGACACGGCGGTGGGCCGCGCCGCGGCCAGGGTCCGGCCGCCCAGTCCCTCGCCGGAGCGGACGGTGAGGTTCACCAGGGACGACGTCTGGAGGCCGCGCGACGCCGAGATCACGAAGCTGCGGCGGTCGGGGTTGACGAGGCCCGCGAAGCCGATGGGCAGACCGGTCCGGCGCAGTGCCTCACCGAGGCCGCGGTTGAGGACGGCGGTGACGTCGGGGGTCGGGCGCTGCACGGAGGCCTCCTCGCAGGGGGGTCGGGGCCCCATGATCGCCCAGCGTGACCTGGGTCACCACCCTCCGAAGGGGGTGGTGCTCCGGCAGCGGGGGCGGGGGAGCGGCGTACCCCCGTTGGAGGG containing:
- a CDS encoding TetR/AcrR family transcriptional regulator translates to MTTAEKPSRAAQRAASARRILDAAREEFAAHGYDKATIRAIASRAGVDPALVMQHHGSKAALFRSAVQLTGRTVDDVDAHLREVVDARLDGLPPELHALVRSMLTVPEASESMRAYLDERVVNLAGALQGPDAEARAALAVCALLGLTIGKHFLHLDVFDRIPEADVARVAGARLSGPGG
- the aac(3) gene encoding aminoglycoside 3-N-acetyltransferase, encoding MSTPAFVTRADVAAQLRDLGLSPGDVVMAHGALGGVGPLLNGPDAVVGGLLDAVSPGGTVLAYTDWDARYDVLLDATGRVPAAWRPHVPPFDAATSRAHRDNGTLPEFLRTWPDARRSGSPGASVAAIGAEAEAFTRDHPLDHGYGAGSPLARLVAAGGKVVMLGAPWDTMTLLHHAEALADVPGKRVIHYEVPLLVDGQVTWRMVEEFDTSVPVVDGLAEDYFADVVRGFVAEHPHRLGQVGAARTLVVDAAAICAFAVRWLEARCR
- a CDS encoding helix-turn-helix transcriptional regulator, giving the protein MQRPTPDVTAVLNRGLGEALRRTGLPIGFAGLVNPDRRSFVISASRGLQTSSLVNLTVRSGEGLGGRTLAAARPTAVSDYASARGITKRYHREVSPEGLVSVISLPIALPGSPVSAVLYLAERRRTDFGSVLADRLRPVVAELAREIHIESEVARRAAPAAAPAMAPELYAELVDLMGTTTDPRARERLAALLGGTRAGTDDEAAGGEVRLTPRERDVVRGAGEGLSNAAVAHRLGLTEQTVKSYMKGAMAKLGVANRVQAANVARRHGLL